A single genomic interval of Armigeres subalbatus isolate Guangzhou_Male chromosome 1, GZ_Asu_2, whole genome shotgun sequence harbors:
- the LOC134205566 gene encoding protein suppressor of forked codes for MAQWKDQLKFDIEWGHERLVRAQQTVEVRPFDVESWSVMIREGQSRHINEVRTLYEALVSVFPTTARYWKIYIEQEMKYRNYERVEKLFQRCLVKILNIDLWKLYLTYVKETKAGLITHKEKLAQAYDFALEKIGMDLHSYSIWQDYISFLKSVEAVGSYAENQKITAVRKVYQKAVITPIIGIEHLWKEYISFEQNINPIISEKMSLERSRDYMNARRVAKELEIVTKGLNRNLPAVPPTGTKEELKQVELWKKYINFEKSNPLRSEDTALVTRRVMFATEQCLLVLTHHPAVWHQAAQYLDQSSKQLIDKGDLNAAKVFADEAANILERAINSVLSRNALLYFAYADFEEGRLKYEKVHQMYNKFLSISEIDPTLAYIQYMKFARRAEGIISARAIFKKAREDVRSTYHVFVAAALMEYYCTKDKDIAFRIFELGLKRFGGSPEYVMCYIDYLSHLNEDNNTRVLFERVLSSGGLTPQLSVEVWNRFLEFESNIGDLSSIVKVERRRSAVLEKLKEFEGKETAQLVDRYKFLNLYPCSAAELKSIGYTETDGILNPISTKNPAPVEAPEQPHRIPRPDFAQMIPYKPKPNAYPGEHPLDGGAFPQPPALAALCSMLPPPICFHGPFVSVDKLQDLFSRIVLPDVAPTPIQGENGSSIKLFDLAKAVHWIVDDSTYAGEGGLKRRRMAPGGDDSDEEAAVPAPPANDVYRLRQQKRFNR; via the coding sequence ATGGCACAATGGAAAGACCAGCTGAAATTCGACATCGAGTGGGGTCACGAGAGGCTGGTGCGAGCGCAGCAAACCGTGGAAGTACGGCCATTCGATGTGGAATCCTGGTCGGTGATGATCCGGGAGGGTCAGAGCCGACACATTAATGAAGTGCGAACGCTGTACGAGGCGCTGGTGAGCGTTTTCCCCACCACCGCACGGTATTGGAAGATTTACATCGAGCAGGAAATGAAGTACCGGAACTACGAGCGGGTGGAAAAGTTGTTCCAGCGGTGCttggtgaaaattttgaacattGATTTGTGGAAGCTTTATCTTACCTATGTCAAGGAGACCAAAGCGGGATTGATTACGCACAAAGAGAAATTAGCGCAGGCATACGATTTTGCGCTGGAGaaaattggaatggatttgcatTCGTACTCCATCTGGCAGGATTATATTTCGTTTTTGAAAAGTGTCGAAGCAGTGGGAAGCTATGCCGAGAATCAGAAGATTACGGCGGTGCGCAAAGTTTATCAGAAAGCGGTGATAACACCAATAATCGGAATAGAACACTTGTGGAAGGAATATATTTCATTTGAGCAGAATATCAATCCGataatttcggaaaaaatgaGCTTAGAGCGGTCGAGGGATTACATGAATGCCAGACGTGTTGCGAAAGAACTGGAAATAGTGACGAAGGGATTGAATCGTAATTTGCCGGCAGTCCCACCTACAGGGACGAAGGAAGAACTGAAGCAGGTGGAACTATGGAAGAAgtacataaattttgaaaaatcgaacCCCTTGAGAAGTGAGGACACGGCATTGGTGACGCGGCGAGTGATGTTTGCAACAGAACAGTGCTTGCTGGTATTAACTCATCATCCAGCGGTGTGGCATCAAGCCGCCCAGTATTTGGATCAAAGTTCCAAGCAACTTATTGATAAGGGTGATTTGAACGCAGCAAAAGTGTTCGCTGATGAAGCTGCCAACATTCTTGAAAGGGCCATTAACAGCGTACTAAGTCGTAATGCGCTTTTATATTTTGCGTATGCGGACTTTGAGGAAGGAAGATTGAAGTATGAAAAAGTTCATCAAATGTACAATAAGTTTTTATCCATTTCGGAGATTGACCCAACACTAGCTTATATTCAATATATGAAGTTTGCCCGACGCGCTGAAGGTATTATTTCCGCCAGAGCCATCTTCAAGAAAGCACGAGAGGATGTGCGTTCCACTTATCATGTCTTCGTTGCTGCAGCCCTAATGGAGTATTACTGCACTAAAGACAAGGACATAGCATTCCGCATTTTTGAGCTAGGTCTCAAAAGATTCGGCGGTAGTCCTGAATACGTCATGTGCTATATCGATTATCTATCGCATTTAAATGAAGATAACAACACGAGAGTATTATTTGAACGGGTTCTTTCGTCGGGTGGCTTAACGCCACAGTTGTCAGTTGAAGTGTGGAACCGGTTCTTGGAATTCGAGTCCAACATCGGCGACTTGTCCAGCATTGTGAAAGTGGAACGCAGAAGAAGTGCAGTTTTGGAAAAACTCAAAGAATTTGAAGGCAAGGAAACTGCTCAACTGGTAGATCGCTACAAGTTCCTCAATCTCTACCCATGTTCAGCAGCAGAGCTTAAATCTATCGGCTACACGGAAACAGATGGAATACTAAACCCAATATCTACAAAAAACCCAGCTCCAGTTGAAGCTCCAGAGCAACCTCACAGGATTCCACGGCCTGATTTTGCTCAAATGATTCCATATAAACCGAAACCCAATGCATACCCGGGAGAACATCCATTGGATGGAGGTGCCTTCCCGCAACCACCTGCCCTAGCAGCCCTCTGCTCGATGCTTCCACCGCCAATTTGCTTCCACGGACCGTTCGTGTCCGTCGACAAACTTCAGGACTTGTTTAGTCGTATTGTTCTTCCGGATGTGGCACCGACTCCGATCCAAGGAGAAAACGGAAGTAGCATCAAACTTTTCGACTTGGCCAAAGCGGTCCACTGGATTGTAGATGATAGCACGTACGCGGGCGAGGGGGGACTGAAAAGACGACGCATGGCACCCGGTGGAGACGACAGCGACGAAGAAGCTGCCGTTCCAGCGCCCCCGGCAAATGATGTATATCGTTTGCGACAGCAGAAGAGATTCAACCGATAG